One window from the genome of Sulfodiicoccus acidiphilus encodes:
- a CDS encoding GNAT family N-acetyltransferase, protein MYFQRMDALPEDVRELVRSLYRRDPLTYVYLFNDLVDEEEGVASGLTLQGSSILQEYRGMRRRDLLLYGDGVELVSGYFDTLQTFNTSRLDELEHKVGLGRVPFLDMTCRSPRVVGDARRLTPADAPAYFSFIRSVWRRGDNVERTSRYLERRVVYGSFEGKELVSVAEAYVTLPEVWVVGGVFTLPSFRGRGHAKAVTSAVAAHASRNGATTLLHVREDNEPAVRAYEDVGFEVLRRRWWFLRQ, encoded by the coding sequence GTGTACTTCCAGAGGATGGACGCGTTACCAGAGGACGTGAGGGAGCTAGTGAGGAGCCTCTACAGGCGGGACCCCCTCACCTACGTCTACCTCTTCAACGACTTGGTGGACGAAGAGGAGGGGGTAGCGTCTGGACTGACCCTGCAGGGCAGTTCGATCCTGCAGGAGTACAGGGGAATGAGGAGGAGAGACCTCCTGCTTTACGGGGACGGAGTGGAGCTAGTAAGCGGGTACTTCGACACTCTACAGACCTTCAACACTTCCAGACTGGACGAGCTCGAGCACAAGGTAGGACTCGGGAGGGTCCCGTTCCTCGACATGACGTGCAGGTCGCCGCGCGTGGTGGGAGACGCCAGGAGGCTCACTCCGGCCGACGCTCCCGCCTACTTCTCCTTCATCAGATCCGTTTGGAGAAGGGGGGACAACGTCGAGAGGACCTCCCGGTACCTCGAACGGAGGGTGGTGTACGGTTCCTTCGAAGGAAAGGAACTGGTTTCGGTTGCGGAGGCCTATGTGACCCTACCAGAGGTCTGGGTGGTGGGAGGGGTGTTCACCCTGCCCAGCTTCAGGGGTAGGGGCCACGCCAAGGCCGTGACGTCGGCTGTGGCAGCCCACGCCTCGAGGAATGGGGCCACCACCCTCCTCCACGTGAGGGAAGACAACGAGCCGGCGGTGAGGGCCTACGAGGACGTAGGTTTCGAGGTGTTGAGGAGGAGGTGGTGGTTCCTTCGTCAATGA
- the cas4a gene encoding type I-A CRISPR-associated protein Cas4/Csa1, producing the protein MFFTPEDVALYAKRVRQTPRQVGEEMRGWRWPEPPLLPPSGRTLPVSDASGALCQTGRYVYLSYVKWVKAPTSPEAARGSLIHEAYAESVETVRKLIYSGEVVDGNALRSAMLDEYYEAERRLSEYSSVQDFHNVVKAIWDRATSVFGASLDRARERARGRRETLAAATIPFLVEFPIDGSLVGLSPNSRVDALIPNVPLVVEMKTGARRRAHERALAGYALAYESQYEVPVDFGLLCYVRVEDKVSDRCELLKIGEALRTEFLEERDRRLQVLEDGVDPGLPKFCDRECPFLSHCGGKVVQ; encoded by the coding sequence GTGTTCTTTACACCCGAGGACGTGGCCCTCTACGCCAAGAGGGTTAGGCAGACGCCCAGGCAAGTGGGAGAAGAGATGAGGGGGTGGCGGTGGCCAGAACCACCTCTCCTCCCCCCTTCCGGCAGGACCCTCCCCGTCTCTGACGCTTCAGGGGCCCTCTGTCAAACCGGAAGGTACGTCTACCTATCGTACGTCAAGTGGGTCAAAGCTCCGACTTCCCCGGAGGCAGCTAGGGGATCCCTAATACATGAGGCCTACGCCGAAAGCGTGGAGACCGTGAGGAAGCTCATCTACTCTGGTGAGGTGGTCGACGGTAACGCCCTGAGGTCGGCCATGCTTGACGAGTACTACGAGGCTGAGAGGAGGCTCTCCGAGTACTCCTCCGTCCAGGACTTCCACAACGTAGTTAAGGCCATTTGGGACAGGGCTACGAGCGTCTTCGGCGCCTCTCTGGACAGGGCGAGGGAGAGGGCCAGGGGAAGGAGGGAGACCCTGGCCGCTGCCACCATCCCCTTCTTGGTCGAGTTCCCCATAGACGGGTCCCTGGTAGGTCTAAGCCCAAACTCGAGGGTGGACGCGCTCATCCCCAACGTCCCCCTCGTGGTAGAGATGAAGACCGGAGCGAGGAGGAGGGCTCACGAGAGGGCCCTGGCGGGATACGCCCTAGCCTACGAGAGCCAGTACGAGGTGCCCGTGGACTTCGGCCTGCTGTGTTACGTCAGGGTGGAAGACAAGGTGAGCGACAGGTGTGAACTCCTGAAGATAGGTGAGGCCCTGAGGACTGAGTTCCTAGAGGAGAGGGATCGTAGGTTGCAAGTGTTGGAGGATGGGGTAGATCCGGGACTGCCAAAGTTCTGCGACAGGGAGTGTCCTTTCCTGAGTCACTGTGGTGGTAAGGTGGTTCAGTGA
- a CDS encoding putative CRISPR-associated protein: MTPEQFAMGKVHISLVGTSSLGHFYRTEQELMNGLGINQDLSRIPLDSPLQETVRRNHDFLLGKLVDFLNGDPERRSAELNGLFKAQKEVGCDRVVLVATNTPTGTLAGEAVKRVLEGRGIPVETKTIRSIGQGEFERGMEELTNEVAVSISESLAAGDRVYLHASPGLKPEGAYLTLLGMLYDVDVYYLHESFDHLVFLPRVPVTLREDVARPLKDLLEGKEVSEEVLKALRERRIVSPKTGTASGYEVPHVLTKVLREYTVVNPETLESLGVYDDENRALEEAKKFAASLKRRIMVYYGTGALVVDPPL; the protein is encoded by the coding sequence ATGACCCCTGAACAGTTCGCCATGGGGAAGGTTCACATCTCGTTGGTGGGTACTTCCTCCCTCGGTCACTTCTACAGGACGGAACAGGAGTTAATGAATGGCCTGGGGATAAACCAGGACTTATCTAGGATCCCACTCGACTCGCCGCTCCAAGAAACGGTGAGACGAAATCACGATTTCCTCCTAGGGAAGTTGGTGGACTTCCTGAACGGGGACCCAGAGAGGAGGTCAGCTGAGCTCAACGGGCTCTTCAAGGCCCAGAAAGAGGTTGGATGCGATCGGGTGGTCCTCGTGGCCACCAACACGCCCACTGGCACGCTGGCGGGAGAGGCGGTCAAACGGGTGTTGGAGGGGAGGGGAATACCAGTGGAAACTAAGACGATCAGGTCGATAGGACAAGGTGAGTTCGAGCGTGGAATGGAGGAACTGACGAACGAGGTCGCCGTTTCTATAAGCGAGTCCCTCGCCGCTGGAGACAGAGTTTACCTCCACGCCTCACCAGGCCTGAAGCCGGAGGGGGCTTACCTCACTTTGCTCGGCATGCTCTACGACGTCGACGTCTACTACCTTCACGAGAGCTTCGACCACCTGGTGTTCCTGCCTAGGGTACCGGTGACATTGAGGGAAGACGTGGCGAGGCCCCTGAAGGATCTCCTAGAGGGGAAGGAAGTGTCGGAAGAGGTGCTCAAGGCCTTGAGGGAGAGGAGGATAGTGTCGCCTAAGACGGGAACGGCGTCTGGGTACGAGGTCCCTCACGTGTTGACGAAAGTCCTGCGGGAGTACACCGTAGTAAACCCCGAAACACTAGAATCCCTGGGGGTCTACGATGACGAGAACAGGGCCCTGGAGGAAGCCAAGAAGTTCGCGGCCTCCTTGAAGAGGAGAATCATGGTCTACTATGGGACCGGTGCGTTAGTAGTGGATCCACCTCTGTGA
- the cas6 gene encoding CRISPR-associated endoribonuclease Cas6 produces the protein MIVKAEFGVRSKEELVVQPFSSKVSRTALIQASESYRKAAESNEPLKPFRVTALRTERGVLYSRGQGFVKLFPDVQYTFSATSIQEDFTEELLSKPAFSFEIYGKKLLCELLKLEVVNHLDVSAQESRLYKVNFLTPTLLQFPRPRLKRKKNRYILFPYPPVMFSSLAQHWNRYFSPPVSRATGTRALYFFREVDYSLSPVTVRYDEGFVRGFVGWVLYSLEARKGSKLRADVRRLLAYANYVGVGKSRSVGFGEVIVKETS, from the coding sequence GTGATAGTGAAGGCCGAATTCGGGGTGAGGTCCAAGGAGGAACTAGTAGTCCAACCCTTCTCTTCCAAGGTCTCGAGGACGGCCCTCATTCAAGCGAGCGAGAGCTACAGGAAGGCAGCAGAGTCAAACGAACCCCTCAAACCCTTCAGGGTCACGGCCCTAAGGACAGAGAGAGGCGTCCTCTACTCCAGGGGTCAGGGCTTCGTGAAGCTCTTCCCGGACGTCCAGTACACCTTCTCCGCCACCTCAATCCAGGAGGACTTCACCGAAGAGTTGCTATCCAAACCGGCGTTCAGCTTCGAGATATACGGCAAGAAGCTCCTCTGCGAACTCCTCAAGCTAGAGGTAGTGAACCACCTGGACGTATCGGCGCAGGAATCGAGGCTCTACAAGGTGAACTTCCTCACCCCCACCCTCCTCCAGTTTCCGAGGCCCAGGCTCAAGAGGAAGAAGAACAGGTACATTCTCTTTCCGTATCCTCCTGTAATGTTCTCGTCGCTGGCCCAGCACTGGAACAGGTACTTCAGCCCCCCCGTCAGTAGGGCCACCGGGACGAGGGCACTGTACTTCTTCAGGGAGGTGGACTACTCCCTCTCACCCGTCACCGTGAGGTACGACGAGGGGTTCGTGAGGGGCTTCGTGGGGTGGGTGCTATACTCCCTCGAGGCCAGGAAGGGGAGTAAGTTGAGAGCGGACGTCAGGAGGTTGTTGGCCTACGCCAACTACGTGGGGGTGGGGAAGTCGAGGAGCGTCGGGTTCGGGGAGGTTATCGTTAAAGAGACAAGCTGA
- a CDS encoding DNA double-strand break repair nuclease NurA: MVGGGASGEAKVPSLEIRLQFLDSHNVFRRLMELLSQVAREKPYLGPGEPGLREVAGPVTLLGELGKCGPLDEFAYLDSSSRTLSVRGARILVASLYANDGGNHFTIPPARFPFVGLKASREVASAVSSDPTLSELVRLRSPAGELYDQDYKEDNVLDELRISLENYAVTSSNRITFVDGPVVPGPFPSTMGPKYEAAFQQLLKERLPRLPDLVGIVKRLEFSRKLARALGSDSSDEVLTLDLGRGKAIYVSPVLKEDVKVGEEEVSRYMTYVRVRDSAFRVESSNPDLLCPGVRTALLHSSFRGIPTFIEVADRLSRRLGSASFVQAFLYAHQLVGVSYESWNWYQEALKELSQ, from the coding sequence ATGGTGGGCGGGGGTGCCTCGGGGGAAGCGAAGGTCCCCAGCCTGGAGATTCGCCTCCAATTCCTTGACTCCCACAACGTCTTCAGGAGGCTGATGGAGCTCCTCTCCCAAGTAGCTAGGGAGAAACCCTACTTGGGGCCTGGGGAGCCCGGCCTGAGAGAGGTGGCTGGCCCCGTTACCCTCCTGGGAGAGCTCGGGAAATGCGGTCCCCTAGATGAGTTCGCGTACCTGGACAGCTCTTCCAGGACGTTGAGCGTGAGGGGGGCGAGGATCCTCGTCGCCTCCCTATACGCCAACGACGGTGGGAACCACTTCACGATCCCGCCGGCCAGGTTCCCCTTCGTGGGACTCAAGGCCTCTAGGGAGGTGGCCTCCGCAGTCTCCTCGGATCCCACGCTTTCCGAGTTGGTTCGGCTGAGGAGCCCAGCGGGCGAGTTGTACGATCAGGACTACAAGGAGGACAACGTCCTAGACGAGCTCAGGATCTCCCTAGAGAACTACGCGGTGACCTCCTCGAATAGAATCACATTCGTGGACGGGCCCGTGGTGCCGGGGCCGTTCCCCAGCACTATGGGCCCGAAGTACGAGGCCGCTTTCCAGCAACTCCTGAAGGAGAGGCTACCTAGGCTTCCAGACTTAGTGGGGATCGTGAAGAGGTTGGAGTTCAGCAGGAAGTTGGCCCGGGCCCTCGGTTCCGACTCCTCGGACGAGGTGCTGACCCTGGACCTAGGGAGGGGGAAGGCGATTTACGTCTCCCCGGTCCTCAAGGAGGACGTCAAGGTAGGTGAAGAGGAGGTCTCCAGGTACATGACATACGTGAGGGTGAGGGACTCTGCCTTCAGGGTTGAGTCGTCCAACCCTGACCTCCTCTGTCCCGGGGTGAGGACGGCGCTCCTCCACTCCTCCTTCAGGGGAATTCCGACGTTCATAGAGGTGGCTGACAGGTTATCTAGGAGGCTAGGCTCCGCCTCTTTCGTTCAGGCTTTCCTCTACGCCCATCAATTAGTGGGGGTGAGCTACGAGTCTTGGAACTGGTACCAGGAGGCACTGAAGGAGCTCTCTCAATGA
- a CDS encoding clan AA aspartic protease: MEFELQVEGVRIKAKMDTGFEGELMVGKETFDGIPFEPSLGPRVCTASMECYSSFVKLSRVRAFGKEMVVEVLNLPAIEKNLVGEAFLKKLKIVIDYKRSEVGDP; encoded by the coding sequence TTGGAATTTGAGTTACAGGTAGAGGGAGTTAGGATTAAGGCTAAGATGGACACGGGCTTCGAGGGCGAGTTGATGGTTGGTAAGGAAACGTTCGACGGGATCCCCTTCGAGCCGTCCTTGGGGCCTAGGGTGTGTACGGCGTCGATGGAATGCTACAGCTCCTTCGTCAAGCTGTCCAGAGTTAGGGCCTTTGGAAAGGAGATGGTAGTGGAGGTCCTGAACTTGCCCGCGATCGAGAAGAACCTAGTCGGAGAGGCGTTCCTCAAAAAACTCAAGATCGTAATAGACTACAAGAGGAGTGAGGTGGGAGACCCCTGA
- a CDS encoding metallophosphoesterase family protein → MILFVSDVHKSYKRRRVDETVAVDWLLKVIKKWEPDYLISAGDWDEGMSPEDFQKIGSLTKFLTVYGNHENFPLIKPIAMNDGKAYLVDDFRVAGINGLVGSGRPYSISPEDFTAAFRRAGRRKVDILVMHQPPYLPEVYPNMRRDEGGLLALEAIREVSPRLFLNGHMTGECYTYYRFPWGTHYLRVDSSQECKHYAVLEGGKVKVYDNRKEVVSFVL, encoded by the coding sequence ATGATACTTTTCGTGAGCGACGTTCACAAGAGCTACAAGAGGAGGAGGGTGGACGAGACTGTGGCAGTCGACTGGCTCCTGAAGGTGATAAAGAAGTGGGAGCCGGACTACCTCATCTCCGCCGGCGACTGGGACGAGGGGATGAGTCCGGAGGACTTCCAGAAGATCGGTTCCCTCACCAAGTTCCTCACTGTCTACGGTAACCACGAGAACTTCCCCCTCATAAAGCCCATAGCCATGAACGACGGGAAGGCATACCTAGTTGACGATTTCAGAGTGGCTGGGATAAACGGTTTGGTGGGTTCAGGCAGGCCTTACTCCATATCTCCTGAGGACTTCACGGCCGCCTTCAGGAGGGCCGGAAGGAGGAAGGTGGACATCCTGGTGATGCACCAGCCTCCGTACTTACCGGAAGTGTATCCCAACATGAGGAGAGACGAGGGCGGACTCCTGGCCCTCGAGGCCATCAGGGAGGTGTCTCCTAGGCTTTTCCTGAACGGCCACATGACCGGGGAGTGTTACACCTACTACAGGTTTCCGTGGGGGACACACTACCTCAGAGTAGATAGTTCGCAGGAGTGCAAGCACTACGCGGTGTTGGAAGGGGGGAAGGTCAAGGTGTACGACAATCGGAAGGAAGTCGTATCGTTCGTCCTCTGA
- a CDS encoding methyltransferase family protein, with the protein MLALLYDAAWSVFAVELLTGYVIPALRRSRGRRNWGEFSLFSATLFGQFFLLFFVAYFSLYSGVGEFHFPPEAGVTFVAIGYGLRLWAVITLGRFFSPVLEVQEEHRLVNWGPYRYARHPSYGGALLAVVRLTMLSNSLLALIVPVLSYFIYDRRVAKEEKMLVARFPDYYRLMSGRKKMNPLPPVSLGSSVPRLAKVADVCKRYGWGKVAGRSIPIEVLVPTWRATSNT; encoded by the coding sequence GTGCTAGCCCTACTGTACGACGCGGCTTGGTCTGTGTTCGCGGTGGAGTTGTTGACGGGTTACGTCATACCTGCCCTGAGGAGGAGCAGAGGGAGGAGGAACTGGGGGGAGTTCTCCCTGTTCTCCGCCACCCTCTTCGGCCAGTTCTTCCTCCTCTTCTTCGTGGCCTACTTTAGCCTCTACAGTGGAGTCGGGGAGTTCCACTTTCCTCCGGAGGCGGGAGTGACCTTTGTGGCGATCGGTTACGGCCTCAGGTTGTGGGCGGTGATCACCCTCGGGAGGTTCTTTTCGCCCGTACTTGAAGTGCAAGAGGAACACCGTTTAGTGAATTGGGGACCTTACAGGTACGCCAGGCACCCCAGCTACGGAGGAGCTCTTCTGGCCGTCGTCAGGCTGACGATGCTCTCTAACTCACTCCTAGCGTTAATAGTGCCGGTACTGAGCTACTTCATCTACGACAGGAGAGTCGCAAAGGAGGAGAAGATGCTAGTTGCCCGCTTCCCGGACTACTACCGCCTCATGTCCGGAAGGAAAAAGATGAATCCCCTTCCTCCTGTGAGTCTAGGATCCTCCGTTCCCAGACTCGCGAAGGTAGCCGACGTCTGCAAGAGGTATGGATGGGGAAAAGTGGCTGGAAGATCCATCCCCATAGAGGTCCTAGTGCCGACTTGGAGAGCTACTTCGAACACCTGA
- a CDS encoding putative CRISPR-associated protein encodes MFKQSGKEVLAFLYTTNTWNSRLAGEVIREYLKGEGIETELATVSTISSEESFYTGVVDLFDKVIYKVLKFKERGYEVYINVTAGLKPETIFLSLAGLLAGADVLYYKYQEFDGIVALPAPPITIRQNYLEWLVKFASSGYTLSESKVEELGVPAKLLEARGLAEKKGEDAYRVKEWVRKMIGIYLPKEFTNKSYRVVVEGEGEKEFGDETEAYEFMESKRREGRKVRVEVPDKVYFLGI; translated from the coding sequence TTGTTTAAACAAAGTGGGAAAGAGGTCCTCGCATTCCTGTACACCACCAACACTTGGAACTCGAGGCTAGCTGGGGAAGTGATAAGGGAGTATTTGAAGGGCGAAGGAATCGAGACCGAGCTCGCCACGGTTAGCACCATCTCCTCGGAGGAGTCCTTTTACACCGGTGTAGTAGACCTCTTCGACAAGGTGATCTATAAGGTACTTAAGTTTAAGGAAAGGGGGTACGAGGTGTACATCAACGTCACTGCCGGTTTGAAGCCGGAGACGATCTTCCTGTCGTTGGCGGGGCTGTTGGCGGGGGCGGACGTGCTCTATTACAAGTACCAGGAGTTCGACGGAATAGTCGCCCTCCCCGCCCCTCCGATCACAATAAGGCAAAATTACCTAGAGTGGCTCGTTAAATTCGCGAGTTCGGGCTACACGTTGTCCGAAAGTAAAGTGGAGGAACTGGGGGTCCCCGCCAAGTTACTCGAGGCTAGAGGTCTGGCGGAGAAGAAGGGGGAGGACGCCTACAGGGTGAAGGAATGGGTGAGGAAGATGATAGGGATTTACTTGCCTAAGGAATTCACCAACAAGTCTTACAGGGTGGTCGTGGAGGGTGAGGGAGAAAAGGAATTCGGCGACGAGACCGAGGCTTACGAGTTCATGGAATCCAAGCGGAGAGAGGGAAGAAAGGTGAGAGTCGAAGTGCCTGACAAGGTGTACTTCCTTGGAATTTGA
- a CDS encoding zinc ribbon domain-containing protein, whose product MPNCPYCKSEVPYNTSYCPKCNNSLVGFWACPYCGTFNPPGTSYCVSCGRKLQTQQVPSTDQPNYSLPYSPPTYTPPRRSAAKVVGIVLGVVLVLAMIGGVLFYVDVVLNAPHTVQVHTSTVPPPTSGNGQPSSVSVDSLVHSTYFLTPEASLSEVDGLLAVQSSASVQGVVFPVRPSGNELTVTLVAYVDNSTLPIAYNPGISLLTGDVSAYNTLDPQGSVWITMWGQGGGANARVFVNGNSNPLVQEWSAGGGEFTFQFVNDNGYVELAQVVVNGAAYSPHLDTGIPWASVDGVGIVADNGVLLVQSLVVNGQVLVS is encoded by the coding sequence ATGCCTAATTGCCCCTACTGTAAGTCTGAAGTCCCATACAACACGTCGTATTGTCCCAAGTGCAACAACTCGTTGGTCGGTTTTTGGGCCTGTCCATACTGTGGGACGTTCAATCCTCCTGGAACTTCCTACTGTGTTAGCTGCGGGAGAAAGCTGCAGACGCAGCAAGTTCCATCCACCGATCAGCCTAACTACTCCCTCCCCTACAGTCCTCCAACTTACACCCCACCCCGTAGGAGCGCAGCCAAGGTCGTTGGAATAGTCCTGGGAGTCGTACTGGTCTTGGCCATGATCGGTGGGGTCCTCTTCTACGTCGACGTAGTCCTCAACGCCCCCCACACCGTCCAGGTCCACACTTCGACGGTTCCCCCACCCACCTCTGGCAACGGGCAGCCGAGTAGCGTCTCAGTGGACTCCCTGGTGCACTCAACTTACTTCCTGACACCGGAGGCGAGTTTGAGTGAAGTCGACGGACTCTTGGCTGTCCAGTCATCCGCCAGCGTACAGGGAGTAGTGTTTCCGGTCAGGCCCTCTGGAAACGAGCTCACTGTAACTCTCGTGGCTTACGTAGATAACTCCACACTCCCGATCGCCTACAACCCTGGAATATCGCTTTTGACAGGTGACGTTTCCGCCTATAACACCCTCGACCCCCAGGGGAGCGTGTGGATCACGATGTGGGGACAAGGAGGCGGGGCTAACGCGAGGGTCTTCGTTAACGGGAACTCGAACCCGTTGGTCCAGGAGTGGTCGGCAGGAGGAGGGGAATTCACCTTCCAATTCGTCAACGACAACGGGTACGTGGAACTCGCCCAGGTGGTGGTGAACGGGGCGGCCTACTCGCCCCACCTGGACACGGGAATTCCGTGGGCCTCGGTCGACGGCGTGGGGATTGTCGCTGACAACGGGGTGCTGCTGGTTCAGAGCCTCGTCGTGAACGGCCAGGTGTTGGTGAGTTGA
- the crn1 gene encoding CRISPR-associated ring nuclease Crn1: MKLISTLGTSPGGLVESLVNLRRGTYASLGVNQPVKIDEIYVVRTRGEEVERAFRILRALLLCCVKESPPLRDVPLDLNDVDSPEDYAKFRGAVLKLVSPGDYVDVTGGRKVMSVAAAVVARERGAHVLTTLISTKEYARVTEEARKLNENSLDLSAGCSKDTSLCSLLSPQAVTVLLH, from the coding sequence GTGAAGTTGATTTCAACTCTCGGCACGTCGCCTGGAGGCCTCGTGGAGAGCCTCGTAAACCTGAGGAGGGGGACCTATGCCTCCCTGGGGGTGAACCAACCGGTCAAGATAGACGAGATCTACGTAGTGAGGACTAGGGGAGAGGAAGTGGAGAGGGCCTTCAGGATCCTGAGGGCCCTCCTCTTGTGTTGCGTGAAGGAGAGTCCCCCTCTTCGGGACGTTCCCCTCGACCTGAACGACGTTGACTCTCCCGAGGACTACGCTAAGTTCAGGGGAGCTGTCTTGAAGCTAGTCTCCCCAGGCGACTACGTCGACGTCACTGGGGGGAGGAAGGTGATGAGTGTCGCGGCAGCGGTTGTGGCCAGGGAGAGGGGTGCCCACGTGCTCACCACTTTAATCAGCACCAAGGAGTACGCCAGGGTGACGGAGGAGGCGAGGAAGCTGAACGAAAACTCCCTCGACCTCAGTGCGGGCTGTTCCAAAGACACATCCCTCTGTTCCCTCCTCTCCCCCCAGGCCGTCACAGTACTCCTCCACTGA
- a CDS encoding ATP-binding protein: MELVPGGTEGALSMMFREAKERASKEGEVIGLASRVVPISHGMERAEIRVEVPFQVYLGRRLGVGTYLGVAPVVAGTLILGRVRAVERADILAVSRVPAISPAEDLSAITTPLALELELLSEDVQGEVVPPTSPVDPQSPVFLPGREFLRKMLGVPVDGVKIGVVAEGHRESGVDLRLTWEVLRHHVLVVGTTGAGKTNLLRVLVSGSERPVVVFDVQGDYVSTAVASGGRVLVPVAGRYERPTDFMNTFLRRSGLERFRAIEVNDGPEFVLSDGSRTFRLRPFGVRSGESYGLLADVSPFFSAQGAYFFKQAARECRGDLESWETCSRSLSKFKVHQQTVDNITRSVYALRNTGLVDVKLGGNYLGEPDYEELGFGVTVVDLRWAAEEGVQSAVLAAFVVATRLFQMADRRYREEGKETPMLLVFDEAHEFFPQGRREEGKESMERMINRLMRLGRVRGIGTVLATHRPTDLNDIVLTLTNTKIALRADQDALKRVEMEEYSGLLRVAPPGLGVLRSFAVGVHDVAFRALKFQEESETNS; this comes from the coding sequence TTGGAACTGGTACCAGGAGGCACTGAAGGAGCTCTCTCAATGATGTTCAGGGAGGCCAAGGAGAGGGCCTCCAAGGAGGGGGAGGTGATCGGACTGGCCTCCAGGGTCGTCCCCATATCGCACGGCATGGAGAGGGCCGAGATAAGGGTGGAGGTTCCATTCCAGGTCTACTTAGGACGTAGGTTGGGGGTGGGAACTTACCTAGGGGTGGCGCCGGTAGTGGCGGGGACGCTGATCCTGGGCAGGGTGAGGGCGGTGGAGAGGGCTGACATACTCGCCGTGTCTAGGGTGCCGGCCATCTCCCCGGCCGAGGACCTCTCAGCCATAACCACGCCCCTCGCCTTGGAGCTGGAGCTCCTCTCGGAGGACGTCCAAGGTGAGGTCGTCCCACCCACCTCTCCCGTAGACCCACAGAGCCCAGTCTTCCTTCCAGGAAGGGAGTTCCTGAGGAAGATGCTCGGAGTTCCGGTGGACGGGGTGAAGATCGGTGTCGTGGCAGAGGGACACAGGGAGTCGGGAGTCGACCTCAGGCTCACCTGGGAAGTCCTGAGGCACCACGTCCTCGTGGTGGGCACGACCGGTGCGGGGAAGACTAACCTCCTCAGGGTGCTGGTGTCGGGCTCGGAGAGGCCAGTGGTGGTGTTCGACGTCCAAGGAGACTACGTTTCCACCGCTGTCGCGTCGGGAGGAAGGGTGCTGGTCCCAGTAGCGGGCCGGTACGAAAGGCCCACGGATTTCATGAACACCTTCCTGAGGAGGAGCGGCCTGGAGAGGTTCCGGGCGATAGAGGTGAACGATGGGCCGGAATTCGTCCTATCCGACGGCAGTAGGACCTTCAGGCTCAGGCCGTTCGGCGTGAGGTCCGGGGAGAGTTACGGGCTCCTAGCTGACGTCTCCCCCTTCTTCAGCGCTCAGGGCGCATACTTCTTCAAGCAGGCGGCCAGGGAGTGTAGAGGAGACCTAGAGAGTTGGGAGACCTGTTCCAGGTCCCTGAGCAAGTTCAAGGTGCACCAACAAACCGTCGACAACATAACCAGGTCGGTCTACGCGCTCAGGAACACTGGCCTCGTGGACGTCAAGTTGGGTGGGAACTACCTCGGGGAGCCAGACTACGAGGAGCTGGGCTTTGGGGTGACGGTGGTCGACCTGCGCTGGGCCGCAGAGGAAGGGGTTCAGTCAGCTGTGCTGGCGGCCTTCGTGGTCGCCACCAGGCTCTTCCAGATGGCGGACAGGAGGTACAGGGAGGAGGGAAAGGAGACCCCCATGCTGCTGGTGTTCGACGAGGCCCACGAGTTCTTCCCACAGGGCAGGAGGGAGGAGGGGAAGGAGTCCATGGAGAGGATGATAAACAGGTTGATGAGATTGGGTAGGGTGAGGGGAATAGGGACTGTGTTGGCCACCCACAGGCCCACCGACCTCAACGACATCGTGCTCACCCTCACCAACACGAAGATCGCACTGAGGGCGGATCAGGACGCGCTGAAGAGGGTTGAGATGGAGGAGTACTCGGGGCTACTGAGGGTAGCTCCGCCTGGCTTGGGAGTGTTGAGGTCCTTCGCCGTCGGAGTGCACGACGTTGCCTTCAGGGCCCTCAAGTTCCAGGAGGAAAGTGAGACAAACTCGTAG